One genomic segment of Sphaerodactylus townsendi isolate TG3544 linkage group LG07, MPM_Stown_v2.3, whole genome shotgun sequence includes these proteins:
- the LOC125437015 gene encoding interferon kappa-like, producing the protein MNTLLAKGWSHICLVMLLLREASSQNCSSLRVQLSTTNKNNLELLKSKMRTNLPPQCLSDVRDFSVTQDILKEIQTSLKENPKVAMHEVFQQIVHIFNQNLTETAWDENSMAAFQSGLHQQIQHLGTCLSAEMENDIPSPRAQNIQLTRLRVKRYFQRIDSFLKEKQHSLCAWEVIQMRVKQCLLLVDQLINRLPN; encoded by the coding sequence ATGAACACCCTACTTGCAAAAGGATGGTCACATATATGCTTGGTGATGCTTCTCCTCAGGGAAGCCTCATCTCAGAACTGTTCCAGTCTTCGCGTACAGCTAAGCACCACCAACAAGAACAACCTGGAACTTCTGAAGAGCAAAATGAGAACCAACCTTCCTCCACAGTGCCTAAGTGATGTGAGAGACTTCAGTGTCACTCAAGATATTCTCAAGGAGATCCAAACGTCCCTAAAAGAGAATCCCAAGGTGGCCATGCATGAAGTCTTCCAACAGATCGTGCACATTTTCAACCAAAACCTGACAGAAACAGCTTGGGATGAGAATTCCATGGCAGCATTCCAGAGTGGACTTCACCAGCAAATTCAACATCTGGGAACATGCTTGAGTGCAGAGATGGAGAATGATATCCCATCTCCAAGAGCTCAGAATATCCAGCTCACCAGGCTGAGAGTGAAAAGATACTTCCAAAGGATTGATAGCTTTCTGAAAGAGAAGCAGCACAGCCTGTGTGCATGGGAAGTTATCCAGATGCGAGTCAAGCAATGTCTCCTGCTAGTGGACCAACTCATAAACAGGCTCCCAAACTGA